One Diceros bicornis minor isolate mBicDic1 chromosome 27, mDicBic1.mat.cur, whole genome shotgun sequence genomic region harbors:
- the LOC131423070 gene encoding ral guanine nucleotide dissociation stimulator-like isoform X4 — translation MMDAELFQKVVPSPCLGSTWGKRNKPGNEHQTPNIQATVDQVRRVASFVITPCLGDPSMTAQDRVRVVERWIQVAQVCCGRPSGAPL, via the exons atgatggatgcg gagctcttccagaaggtggtgccctctccttgcctgggctccacctggggcaagaggaacaagccgggcaatgagcaccagacacccaacatccaggccaccgtcgaccaagtcagaagggtggccagcttcgtcatcacgccctgcctcggggacccgagcatgacagcccaggacagggtgagggtggtggagcgctggatccaggtggcccaggtgtgctgtgggaggcccagtggagcccctctctga
- the LOC131423070 gene encoding uncharacterized protein LOC131423070 isoform X2, with protein sequence MWSPPTVGPALGLMRAWPRSPKFIIHNDASETLPEPLTLQQMSPWSQPWKMCRVNTATPAPGPSAGSSCQRWGPRTPRLAALLLLLLPGEQEHRCRLREQVEKDSKLKRGSCRQPVWWQQWDPKETPDGFEDEKQSLVPAKPLSSPSFSLFLRAVGALPEGGALSLPGLHLGQEEQAGQ encoded by the exons atgtggagcccacctacagtgggaccagccttgggcctgatgagagcttggcccagatcccccaagttcatcattcacaatgatgcctcagaaaccctcccagagcccctcaccctccaacagatgtcaccctgGAGCCAGCCGTGGAAGATGTGCAGGGTGAACACAGCGACACCGGCCCCCggtccctcagcggggtcatcctgtcagcgctggggcccaagaactcctcgactcgctgcactcctactgcttctgctccccggggaacaggagcacaggtgccgcctgcgggagcaggtggagaaggacagcaagctgaagaggggcagctgccgacagccag tttggtggcagcagtgggatccaaaggagacgcctgatggcttcgaggatgagaaacagtcattggtacccgcaaaacctttgagttctccatctttttcgctgtttctgagggctgtgg gagctcttccagaaggtggtgccctctccttgcctgggctccacctggggcaagaggaacaagccgggcaatga
- the LOC131423070 gene encoding uncharacterized protein LOC131423070 isoform X1: MWSPPTVGPALGLMRAWPRSPKFIIHNDASETLPEPLTLQQMSPWSQPWKMCRVNTATPAPGPSAGSSCQRWGPRTPRLAALLLLLLPGEQEHRCRLREQVEKDSKLKRGSCRQPVWWQQWDPKETPDGFEDEKQSLVPAKPLSSPSFSLFLRAVASAAELQPAAEEEQWAVVEVELAPALLTPPPLALEPVSPPPAVLEVEQGPTWAPAGVGAA; this comes from the exons atgtggagcccacctacagtgggaccagccttgggcctgatgagagcttggcccagatcccccaagttcatcattcacaatgatgcctcagaaaccctcccagagcccctcaccctccaacagatgtcaccctgGAGCCAGCCGTGGAAGATGTGCAGGGTGAACACAGCGACACCGGCCCCCggtccctcagcggggtcatcctgtcagcgctggggcccaagaactcctcgactcgctgcactcctactgcttctgctccccggggaacaggagcacaggtgccgcctgcgggagcaggtggagaaggacagcaagctgaagaggggcagctgccgacagccag tttggtggcagcagtgggatccaaaggagacgcctgatggcttcgaggatgagaaacagtcattggtacccgcaaaacctttgagttctccatctttttcgctgtttctgagggctgtgg cgtcagctgcagagctccagccagcggcagaagaagagcagtgggcagtggtggaggtagagctggctccagctctgttgacaccaccccctctagcactggagccagtgtcccctccaccagcagtgttggaggtggagcaagggccaacatgggctccagcaggagtgggagctgcttag
- the LOC131423070 gene encoding uncharacterized protein LOC131423070 isoform X3, with product MWSPPTVGPALGLMRAWPRSPKFIIHNDASETLPEPLTLQQMSPWSQPWKMCRVNTATPAPGPSAGSSCQRWGPRTPRLAALLLLLLPGEQEHRCRLREQVEKDSKLKRGSCRQPVWWQQWDPKETPDGFEDEKQSLVPAKPLSSPSFSLFLRAVGDELP from the exons atgtggagcccacctacagtgggaccagccttgggcctgatgagagcttggcccagatcccccaagttcatcattcacaatgatgcctcagaaaccctcccagagcccctcaccctccaacagatgtcaccctgGAGCCAGCCGTGGAAGATGTGCAGGGTGAACACAGCGACACCGGCCCCCggtccctcagcggggtcatcctgtcagcgctggggcccaagaactcctcgactcgctgcactcctactgcttctgctccccggggaacaggagcacaggtgccgcctgcgggagcaggtggagaaggacagcaagctgaagaggggcagctgccgacagccag tttggtggcagcagtgggatccaaaggagacgcctgatggcttcgaggatgagaaacagtcattggtacccgcaaaacctttgagttctccatctttttcgctgtttctgagggctgtgg gagatgagctgccgtga